From the genome of Pukyongia salina, one region includes:
- a CDS encoding TPM domain-containing protein codes for MLTTLKKYSRYLFFLSVLFVSETVVSQFDIPEIPPNSKQTAVYDYIELLSDSERSSLGTKLVNYADTTSTQIVVVIISTTKGEDISLLGAKWGHKWGIGQADTDNGILILLAKDDRTVDINTGYGIEYRITDRMAERIINNYMIPEFKKENYYAGLDKATSVMIDMLSGEFDGELQRNFPYTSLIMIAIFVLFLIIIINARNKNRDGGSGNSGGGMGSLWDIIVLSNAGRTGGSWSSGSGSSWGGGGSFGGGFGGGGFGGGGASGSW; via the coding sequence ATGCTAACGACCTTAAAGAAATATTCTAGATACTTATTTTTTTTATCAGTTCTTTTTGTTTCTGAAACTGTCGTTTCTCAGTTCGATATCCCCGAAATACCTCCAAATTCTAAACAAACAGCGGTATACGACTATATCGAGCTACTTAGCGACAGCGAGCGAAGTTCCCTGGGAACGAAACTCGTTAATTATGCCGATACTACCTCAACTCAGATCGTGGTAGTGATCATTAGTACCACCAAAGGGGAGGATATTTCGCTTCTCGGCGCCAAATGGGGCCATAAATGGGGTATTGGGCAGGCGGATACCGACAATGGAATTTTGATCCTCCTGGCAAAAGACGACCGCACCGTCGATATCAACACAGGTTACGGGATCGAATACCGCATTACGGATCGAATGGCCGAAAGGATCATTAATAATTACATGATCCCGGAATTCAAAAAAGAGAACTACTATGCCGGCCTGGATAAGGCGACTTCAGTAATGATAGATATGCTCTCGGGAGAATTTGATGGAGAACTGCAGAGAAATTTTCCTTACACCTCCTTGATCATGATCGCGATCTTTGTTCTTTTCCTTATCATCATCATTAATGCACGTAATAAGAATCGCGATGGGGGCAGCGGGAATAGCGGCGGTGGAATGGGAAGTCTCTGGGACATCATCGTACTTAGCAATGCGGGTAGAACAGGCGGTAGCTGGAGCAGTGGATCGGGAAGCAGCTGGGGCGGCGGCGGAAGTTTTGGTGGCGGATTTGGCGGTGGCGGATTTGGCGGCGGTGGTGCCAGTGGGAGTTGGTGA
- a CDS encoding TPM domain-containing protein: MSKLEDFLSAEEEAAIIEAIRSAEKNTSGEIRVHLEAHSEIDAFERAAEVFDFLHMNNTKLSNGVLIYVAVEDRTLVIMGDQGINDVVPPGFWESTKDVIIDQFKSGNVKQGLVDGILMAGEQLKMYFPHGGNDKNELPDKISVG; the protein is encoded by the coding sequence ATGTCTAAATTAGAAGATTTCCTCAGTGCTGAGGAAGAAGCAGCGATCATCGAAGCCATTCGATCGGCAGAAAAGAATACTTCAGGAGAAATTCGGGTACACCTCGAGGCACATTCAGAAATTGATGCCTTTGAGAGAGCCGCCGAAGTATTCGATTTTCTACATATGAATAACACAAAATTGAGCAATGGCGTGCTTATCTACGTCGCCGTGGAAGATCGAACGCTCGTGATCATGGGTGACCAGGGTATTAACGATGTTGTACCTCCGGGTTTTTGGGAATCCACCAAGGATGTGATCATAGATCAGTTTAAATCCGGAAACGTGAAACAAGGCCTGGTTGATGGTATACTCATGGCCGGAGAACAACTGAAGATGTATTTTCCTCACGGTGGTAACGACAAAAATGAGCTCCCGGATAAAATTTCGGTAGGATAG
- a CDS encoding LemA family protein, with the protein MKKWLPVIVIVGLLAIGGFYLMNLNNSLVELNEGVSAQWGNVESSYQRRADLIPNIVNTAKGYAEFEQETLIKVTEARSKATSVTIDPSNITPEQLQQFQEVQSGLTSALARLLAVFERYPDLKANENFKELINELERTENRINVERNRYNEMARPYNTRIKKFPASMFAGMLGFEEHAYFEAKEGSEEAPVVEF; encoded by the coding sequence ATGAAAAAATGGCTACCCGTGATCGTTATTGTGGGGCTCCTCGCTATAGGGGGTTTCTACCTTATGAATCTCAATAACTCCCTTGTCGAATTAAACGAAGGTGTATCTGCTCAATGGGGTAATGTGGAAAGTTCGTATCAGAGGCGAGCCGACCTAATTCCCAATATTGTGAACACTGCTAAAGGCTATGCCGAATTTGAACAGGAAACCCTAATAAAAGTCACAGAGGCTCGAAGTAAGGCTACTTCGGTGACTATCGACCCTTCTAATATCACCCCGGAACAATTGCAACAGTTTCAGGAAGTGCAAAGCGGTTTAACCTCTGCCCTTGCCCGACTACTGGCAGTTTTCGAGCGATATCCAGATCTGAAAGCCAACGAAAATTTCAAGGAACTCATCAACGAACTCGAACGCACGGAGAACAGGATCAATGTGGAACGAAATCGATATAACGAAATGGCCCGTCCCTATAACACCCGGATCAAGAAATTTCCAGCCTCCATGTTTGCTGGGATGCTGGGATTTGAAGAACACGCATACTTTGAAGCGAAAGAAGGTTCGGAAGAGGCTCCGGTTGTAGAATTTTAA
- a CDS encoding MerR family transcriptional regulator has protein sequence MHVELPEKRYYGIGEVARAFDVNTSLLRFWEKEFDVLQPKKNAKGNRKFTQEDIKNLELIYHLVKERGFTLEGAKIHLKENRKKSLDNFQIIRKLESVKAELLKIKDQL, from the coding sequence ATGCATGTAGAATTGCCCGAAAAACGTTATTACGGTATTGGCGAGGTCGCCAGGGCATTCGATGTTAATACTTCACTATTGCGATTCTGGGAAAAGGAGTTCGATGTGTTGCAGCCAAAGAAAAATGCCAAGGGAAACCGTAAGTTCACTCAGGAGGATATTAAGAATCTAGAACTTATCTATCATCTGGTAAAAGAGCGCGGTTTCACCCTCGAAGGCGCTAAGATCCATCTAAAAGAAAACCGAAAGAAATCCTTAGACAACTTTCAGATAATTCGTAAATTAGAGTCTGTTAAAGCCGAGCTGCTTAAAATTAAAGACCAACTCTAA
- a CDS encoding M23 family metallopeptidase: MSKVKYYYDSETLSYRKIESKKGRKLGIILLSILGMFLSGFLLLLIYINLPYVETPKEKELKRELANMNLQYELLNKKMEQAELVLGQIADRDNNLYRVYFEANPIPEEQRKAGFGGINRYKDLEGFDNSKLIIATSKRLDVLTKQIVVQSRSLDEIAKMAEEKEELLAAIPAIQPVKNEDLTRVASGFGYRTDPFTKARKFHWGMDFTARRGTPVYASGDGIVSRADNTATGYGKHIRIDHGYGYESLYAHLFDYNVRKGQRVKRGDLIGFVGSTGRSEAPHLHYEIFKDNERINPINFYYGNLTPEEFAIMLQNAQQENQSLD, translated from the coding sequence ATGTCTAAGGTTAAATATTACTACGATAGTGAAACTCTGTCCTATCGAAAAATAGAAAGTAAAAAAGGACGTAAACTTGGTATTATTCTGCTAAGTATACTGGGGATGTTCTTAAGTGGATTTCTATTGTTGCTCATTTATATCAATTTACCTTATGTAGAGACTCCCAAAGAGAAGGAACTTAAGCGCGAACTGGCTAATATGAACCTTCAATACGAGTTGTTGAATAAGAAGATGGAGCAGGCGGAACTGGTTCTTGGACAAATAGCCGATAGAGACAATAATTTATACCGGGTGTATTTCGAGGCTAATCCTATTCCCGAAGAACAGCGGAAAGCAGGTTTTGGTGGTATCAACCGGTACAAGGACCTGGAAGGGTTCGACAATTCTAAACTCATTATCGCAACCAGCAAACGACTGGATGTACTCACAAAACAAATTGTAGTTCAATCGCGATCCCTGGACGAGATCGCAAAAATGGCTGAAGAAAAAGAAGAACTATTAGCTGCGATCCCGGCCATACAACCTGTGAAGAATGAAGATCTAACAAGGGTAGCCTCTGGTTTTGGTTATAGAACCGACCCCTTTACAAAAGCCCGTAAATTTCACTGGGGAATGGATTTTACCGCAAGACGCGGAACTCCTGTTTATGCTTCGGGTGATGGGATCGTGAGTAGAGCAGACAATACCGCGACGGGTTATGGAAAACACATTCGGATTGATCACGGATACGGTTATGAGAGTTTGTATGCACATCTGTTCGACTACAATGTACGTAAGGGACAGCGAGTTAAACGTGGTGACCTTATAGGTTTTGTGGGAAGTACGGGGCGAAGCGAAGCACCTCATTTACATTACGAGATCTTTAAAGATAACGAACGCATCAACCCGATCAATTTCTATTACGGTAACCTTACTCCTGAAGAATTTGCGATCATGTTGCAAAATGCTCAGCAGGAAAATCAATCTCTGGACTAA
- the alaS gene encoding alanine--tRNA ligase, producing MKSSEIRSKFLDFFQSKSHEIVPSAPMVIKDDPTLMFTNAGMNQFKEYFLGNSTPKSERIADTQKCLRVSGKHNDLEEVGMDTYHHTMFEMLGNWSFGNYFKKEAIGWAWELLTEVLGIDKDKLYVTIFEGDKAEGLERDQEAYDHWKQLIAEDRILNGSKHDNFWEMGDQGPCGPCSEIHVDIRSAEDRAKIPGADLVNQDHPQVVEIWNLVFMQFNRKADGSLEKLPARHVDTGMGFERLCMVLQDKQSNYDTDVFTPLIREIETVTKTSYGKDEKVDIAIRVIADHVRAVAFSIADGQLPSNTGAGYVIRRILRRAIRYGFTFLDKKEPFIFRLTDTLVKQMGTAFPELVSEKNLITNVIREEEQSFLRTLDQGLVLLENMITTAKGNEISGQKVFELYDTYGFPKDLTGLILRERGYSYNESEFDSELQKQKERSRAAGKVETGDWNVLADDSEEEFIGYDSLEANVKITRYRKVESKKEGELFQLVFNLTPFYPEGGGQVGDKGYLEAANGEVTYVVDTKKENNLIIHFVKNLPRNPEVNFKAVVDAKQRARTAANHSATHLLHQALRNILGPHVTQKGSMVHSRYLRFDFSHFSKVTEEELHQVEDFVNARIRESIALEERRNIPYKQAIEEGALALFGEKYGDTVRAIKFGNSMELCGGTHVTNTSDVWHFIITSESAVASGIRRIEAITGDAAKTYFMERSEAFRKVQKVLNNSKDPVSAIEKIQEENTALQKQIQQLQKDKAKGLKGELKNELEEINGVQFLAKEVPLDAAGMKDLAFELGAEVENLFLLFGSNHEDKALLTCYISKEIVAEKDLNAGTIVRELGKHIQGGGGGQPFFATAGGKNPAGINAALEAARAYLS from the coding sequence ATGAAATCCAGTGAGATCCGTTCTAAGTTTTTAGACTTTTTCCAATCTAAATCGCATGAGATCGTTCCTTCGGCACCTATGGTGATCAAGGACGACCCAACACTGATGTTCACCAATGCGGGAATGAATCAATTTAAGGAATACTTTCTAGGGAACAGCACACCCAAAAGTGAGCGTATCGCCGACACCCAAAAATGCCTTCGGGTAAGTGGAAAACACAACGATCTGGAAGAGGTGGGGATGGATACCTATCATCATACCATGTTCGAGATGTTAGGGAACTGGAGTTTCGGAAATTATTTTAAGAAAGAAGCTATAGGCTGGGCTTGGGAACTGCTCACCGAGGTATTAGGCATCGATAAGGATAAATTATACGTTACCATTTTCGAAGGCGATAAAGCTGAAGGCCTGGAACGCGATCAGGAAGCCTACGATCATTGGAAACAACTCATTGCAGAAGACAGGATCTTAAACGGCTCCAAGCACGATAATTTCTGGGAAATGGGAGATCAGGGTCCATGTGGCCCCTGTAGCGAGATCCATGTGGATATACGCTCGGCCGAAGATCGGGCAAAAATTCCGGGGGCAGATCTGGTAAACCAGGACCATCCGCAGGTAGTTGAGATCTGGAATCTGGTGTTCATGCAATTCAATAGAAAAGCAGATGGGAGCCTGGAAAAATTACCGGCCAGGCATGTGGATACAGGGATGGGTTTTGAACGACTCTGTATGGTGCTTCAGGACAAGCAAAGTAATTACGACACCGATGTCTTTACTCCACTTATCAGGGAGATAGAGACTGTCACCAAGACCAGCTACGGGAAGGATGAAAAAGTTGATATTGCTATTCGCGTTATTGCAGATCACGTACGTGCCGTGGCGTTTTCTATTGCAGACGGACAGTTACCTTCCAATACCGGTGCCGGCTATGTGATAAGACGGATCCTTCGAAGAGCGATACGTTACGGATTTACCTTCCTCGATAAGAAGGAACCATTTATATTCAGATTAACAGATACCCTGGTGAAGCAAATGGGAACTGCTTTCCCCGAGCTGGTTTCAGAAAAGAACCTGATCACCAATGTAATTAGAGAGGAGGAACAGTCCTTTTTAAGAACCCTCGATCAGGGACTTGTCTTATTGGAAAATATGATCACTACTGCCAAAGGCAATGAAATTTCGGGACAAAAGGTCTTCGAACTTTACGATACCTATGGTTTCCCAAAGGACCTAACCGGACTTATTCTCAGAGAAAGGGGGTATAGCTATAATGAATCCGAATTTGACAGCGAGCTTCAGAAACAAAAGGAAAGATCTCGGGCCGCAGGAAAGGTAGAAACGGGAGACTGGAATGTCCTTGCGGACGATTCGGAAGAGGAATTTATCGGTTACGATTCTCTCGAAGCCAACGTGAAGATAACACGCTATCGCAAGGTGGAAAGTAAAAAAGAAGGAGAGCTATTTCAGCTGGTATTTAACCTAACACCCTTTTATCCTGAAGGTGGAGGACAGGTAGGAGACAAAGGATATCTGGAAGCCGCCAACGGCGAAGTTACCTATGTGGTAGACACGAAAAAGGAAAATAACCTGATCATTCACTTTGTAAAGAATTTACCGCGGAACCCGGAAGTGAATTTCAAGGCTGTGGTCGACGCAAAGCAACGTGCCAGGACAGCAGCAAATCATTCGGCCACGCATTTGCTACATCAAGCATTAAGAAATATACTCGGGCCGCATGTTACCCAAAAGGGATCTATGGTGCATAGCCGGTATCTCCGGTTCGACTTTTCACATTTCAGTAAGGTGACCGAAGAAGAACTTCACCAGGTTGAAGACTTTGTGAATGCCCGCATACGAGAGAGTATTGCCCTGGAAGAAAGACGAAATATTCCCTACAAACAAGCCATTGAAGAAGGTGCTCTGGCGCTTTTTGGTGAAAAATACGGAGACACTGTACGAGCGATCAAGTTTGGAAACTCCATGGAACTCTGTGGAGGAACCCATGTAACTAATACCAGTGATGTTTGGCACTTTATAATTACTTCTGAAAGTGCCGTAGCTTCTGGTATACGCAGAATTGAAGCGATCACGGGGGATGCGGCCAAGACGTATTTTATGGAGAGAAGTGAGGCGTTTAGAAAGGTTCAGAAAGTATTGAACAACAGTAAAGATCCGGTAAGCGCGATCGAAAAGATACAGGAAGAGAACACCGCACTGCAGAAACAAATTCAGCAATTACAAAAGGACAAGGCCAAAGGTCTTAAAGGTGAATTAAAGAACGAACTGGAGGAAATTAACGGAGTACAATTTCTGGCAAAGGAAGTTCCACTGGATGCTGCCGGTATGAAGGACCTTGCATTCGAATTGGGCGCCGAAGTAGAAAACCTTTTCCTGCTTTTTGGTTCTAACCATGAAGATAAAGCGTTGCTCACTTGTTATATTTCGAAAGAAATTGTGGCCGAAAAAGATTTGAATGCGGGTACAATTGTCCGGGAATTAGGGAAGCACATCCAGGGTGGTGGAGGGGGCCAACCTTTCTTTGCCACGGCCGGTGGTAAAAATCCCGCAGGGATCAATGCTGCACTCGAAGCCGCCAGAGCCTATCTTTCATAG
- a CDS encoding GSCFA domain-containing protein, with protein MKLQTTIPLTPAKVLIDYNSEVLLLGSCFTEHIGDKLEYFKFANFTNPFGIIFHPKALERLIERAALDRPFSEKDIFEWNGRWHCLEVHSLVSATEQSACLDLLNNSLAGLQEYLSTASHIIITFGTAWGYRYKPSGAIVANCHKIPQNEFAKEISSVEDVVEITNRITELVTLQNKKAQLIFTVSPVRHLKDGFVENTRSKAHLLAGIHRSIELNPANHYFPSYELMMDELRDYRFYTEDMLHPNKTAVEIIWHRFSEVWIDSATASIQKEIASIRSDMAHRPFDPESESHKEFQKKLQEKIQELQRKLPHLNFKL; from the coding sequence ATGAAACTTCAAACCACAATACCGTTAACCCCTGCGAAAGTCCTGATCGATTATAATTCGGAGGTGCTTTTGCTAGGTTCTTGTTTTACCGAACATATAGGAGACAAACTGGAGTACTTCAAGTTTGCGAATTTTACGAATCCCTTCGGAATTATTTTTCACCCTAAAGCTTTGGAACGACTTATTGAACGAGCTGCGCTAGATCGACCGTTCAGTGAAAAAGACATTTTCGAGTGGAACGGACGATGGCATTGCCTGGAGGTCCACTCGCTGGTTTCGGCCACCGAACAATCTGCCTGTCTTGATCTGCTGAACAACAGCTTAGCCGGCTTACAGGAGTATCTTAGCACCGCCTCTCACATCATAATAACTTTCGGTACCGCTTGGGGATATCGATATAAACCTTCCGGAGCCATAGTGGCTAATTGCCATAAGATCCCTCAAAACGAGTTCGCCAAAGAAATTAGTTCGGTAGAGGATGTGGTTGAAATAACTAATCGTATCACAGAGTTGGTTACACTTCAGAATAAAAAAGCGCAATTAATTTTCACCGTATCACCGGTACGGCACCTGAAGGATGGATTTGTGGAAAATACACGCAGCAAGGCGCATCTGCTGGCCGGGATTCACAGGTCTATCGAATTGAATCCTGCAAATCATTACTTCCCTTCTTATGAGTTGATGATGGACGAATTACGGGACTACAGGTTTTACACCGAAGACATGTTGCATCCTAATAAAACGGCTGTGGAGATCATTTGGCATCGATTTTCGGAAGTATGGATCGATTCGGCAACTGCCTCAATTCAAAAGGAGATCGCATCGATCCGATCGGATATGGCACATAGGCCTTTCGATCCGGAGAGCGAGTCACATAAGGAGTTTCAGAAGAAATTACAAGAGAAAATACAAGAACTTCAGCGAAAGCTTCCTCACCTAAACTTCAAATTATAG
- a CDS encoding DUF6252 family protein: MKTLKRSLLYAVICLGMAVSSCSNDDDNSNNNQGDNGGGELFSAMVDGSSFAASTDPATLIGATKTSANGMTTVTAQGSTNNGDFINFNIIGYNGPGTYQTGNNLTNPNFIQYGELVGQTATVWASNLATSAAGIGPGEIVITVDADGKLEGTFNFEGYNGQDMTTKMITQGEFKVSVD; encoded by the coding sequence ATGAAAACTTTAAAAAGATCGCTATTATACGCAGTAATTTGCCTTGGTATGGCAGTAAGTAGCTGTAGTAATGACGATGACAACTCAAACAACAACCAAGGTGACAATGGAGGCGGTGAACTGTTTTCGGCAATGGTGGACGGCAGTAGTTTTGCAGCTTCAACAGATCCGGCTACATTAATAGGTGCCACCAAAACTTCTGCAAATGGCATGACAACGGTGACTGCCCAGGGAAGCACGAACAACGGCGATTTTATCAATTTTAATATCATAGGATACAACGGTCCCGGAACCTATCAAACCGGGAACAACCTTACTAATCCCAATTTTATCCAGTATGGGGAGCTGGTAGGGCAAACGGCCACAGTTTGGGCTTCCAATCTAGCCACCTCTGCCGCAGGTATTGGTCCGGGAGAAATTGTTATTACTGTCGATGCCGATGGAAAACTGGAAGGAACCTTCAACTTCGAAGGATATAATGGCCAGGACATGACCACCAAGATGATCACCCAGGGTGAATTCAAGGTATCGGTAGACTAA
- a CDS encoding outer membrane protein assembly factor BamB family protein, giving the protein MIKTLTGFVFLISTIISAQRAETPDYRYDVGGKINEMTLTQGGTMVVATNDGLVGIKPGVNELLFNFQDYGRVKPEELFFVPNAPYLIVGQTGFGAMTTKKAVIDYMSGKKLFSTEDNGWKLVWTCDVMMPQNKLVVSGQRKASDKYANAVAIYDLDSGEQEHYFTMKGSETVSGRPLLLKDGLILPTTKTLKKVNMGSGDIDWSVKVDDIKWMVADETEKEIYGFEVSANGSNMKVHKVGSNGSLLWPDPHKVKGHVVNFEILPEGLAIVSNVDNSGKSGLAKLASGRSESKIAFLSASNGEDLWEKAPKTKGYVQHFYIMDDGILFGIYEGGINKISFDGNTLFKKPLKTGENILTMANTPQGLIYITSEDANIVNLNTGDQVWKKPLKYKRADAVASAFDEKNNRYLISADEDLFSVDAATGDVSTLAKSKFDGKESPTDIEVRDGGILLTSDQNMMMLNWEGNSNWHEYHRAPGKSAVGAILMGITAVASAATATAAYAEANRNRNRLGYYTSRGEAYADLGDGMAMAAGASVAEMLRRFKATSATQNAQFILTKLDDGVGLIKLNKDTGAKEKEIVLKDKKPEYEVDEFGGILYYKADNNSIFAYDLKK; this is encoded by the coding sequence ATGATTAAAACGTTAACCGGATTTGTGTTCTTGATTAGCACAATTATTTCGGCGCAACGGGCAGAAACACCCGATTACCGCTATGATGTTGGCGGAAAGATCAATGAGATGACACTAACCCAAGGGGGTACCATGGTAGTAGCAACCAATGATGGCCTGGTAGGTATCAAACCCGGGGTGAATGAGCTGTTGTTTAATTTTCAGGACTACGGAAGGGTAAAACCAGAAGAGCTGTTCTTCGTGCCAAACGCCCCTTATCTGATAGTGGGGCAAACCGGATTTGGTGCTATGACCACAAAGAAGGCAGTGATAGATTATATGTCTGGGAAAAAACTTTTCAGTACAGAAGATAACGGCTGGAAGCTGGTATGGACCTGTGATGTTATGATGCCTCAGAATAAACTGGTAGTAAGCGGACAGCGGAAGGCATCAGATAAATACGCAAATGCCGTAGCTATTTACGATTTGGATTCGGGAGAACAGGAACATTACTTTACCATGAAAGGATCTGAAACAGTATCGGGACGACCTTTGCTTTTAAAGGACGGGCTCATTCTGCCTACAACCAAAACCTTAAAAAAGGTAAATATGGGAAGTGGCGATATTGATTGGTCTGTAAAAGTAGATGATATCAAATGGATGGTTGCAGATGAAACCGAGAAGGAGATCTATGGCTTCGAGGTATCTGCCAACGGTTCGAATATGAAAGTACACAAAGTTGGAAGCAATGGTTCCCTATTATGGCCAGACCCTCATAAAGTGAAAGGCCATGTGGTGAATTTCGAGATCCTACCGGAGGGATTGGCTATTGTGAGCAATGTGGATAATTCGGGAAAATCGGGTCTGGCAAAATTAGCGAGTGGTCGTTCAGAATCGAAGATCGCATTTTTAAGTGCCTCTAATGGAGAAGACCTGTGGGAGAAGGCTCCGAAGACGAAAGGTTATGTTCAGCACTTCTATATTATGGATGACGGAATTCTCTTCGGAATCTATGAAGGAGGGATCAATAAAATTTCTTTCGATGGGAATACCTTGTTCAAAAAACCTCTCAAGACAGGAGAGAATATCCTAACCATGGCAAATACTCCCCAGGGATTGATCTACATCACTTCCGAAGATGCCAATATTGTGAATCTGAATACCGGAGACCAGGTGTGGAAGAAACCATTAAAATACAAGCGGGCAGACGCCGTGGCTTCTGCTTTCGATGAGAAGAACAATCGTTATCTCATAAGTGCAGATGAGGATCTCTTTAGCGTGGATGCTGCGACCGGAGACGTGTCTACCCTAGCCAAATCGAAATTTGATGGAAAGGAAAGTCCAACAGATATTGAAGTTCGTGATGGAGGGATCTTGCTCACCAGCGACCAGAACATGATGATGCTTAATTGGGAAGGGAATTCCAATTGGCATGAATATCACCGTGCACCGGGGAAAAGTGCTGTTGGCGCCATACTAATGGGAATCACCGCCGTGGCTTCTGCTGCAACAGCAACAGCGGCTTACGCCGAGGCTAACCGAAACAGAAACCGATTGGGATATTATACGTCCAGAGGTGAAGCTTATGCAGATCTTGGAGACGGAATGGCGATGGCTGCAGGCGCATCGGTGGCAGAGATGTTACGCCGTTTTAAGGCCACTTCGGCAACTCAAAATGCACAGTTTATACTTACCAAACTGGATGATGGAGTTGGACTGATAAAACTTAATAAGGATACCGGAGCCAAAGAAAAAGAAATCGTGCTAAAAGACAAGAAACCGGAATACGAAGTAGATGAGTTTGGCGGGATCTTATATTATAAAGCCGATAATAATTCGATCTTCGCTTACGACCTGAAAAAGTAA
- a CDS encoding MORN repeat-containing protein, which translates to MRSTVKILILLFCVNFSLHAQVPSPQTPSAANGPMTWLKTGESTYTLRDANGTVLSNVKELNRLKTDTLSYLDKSSRTIYLLPDCVDAAQGASGKLTVLERNIGKDFYITNPKSFVTYIDDKSYLGDFVNVNGSYVYYLEEFDKTFYHKDIRAYTGWGARNIVTLDYAPENTYWYRNAEKQSYGVIVKGQSIDYDIASTEKDGNDLIVKLNGTPTYRLPGYYTMASFVFNPVELYTASSGTSTASTGCIRGDCNNGWGKWQYEGGYYDGFWKNGMRHGYGLYRWDGVGKYIGNWENDSMNGYGAYIADNNDNVVGEYRNGKLNGRGYTVVGKDWSQGWYTNGELTDSYSYIRNDSDTGCTTGDCQNKYGYFKWDNGDHFVGFFKNGKIYMGSYTFANGDKYSGMFNDQQQYHGTGRFFFNEGGYYGGEWKNGKYHGKGYYHDKDLVQSIGEWSEGVLVKKL; encoded by the coding sequence ATGAGATCGACAGTAAAAATATTAATCCTGCTGTTTTGTGTTAACTTTTCGCTTCACGCGCAGGTTCCTTCTCCTCAAACACCTTCGGCAGCAAACGGACCAATGACCTGGTTAAAAACAGGTGAATCCACATATACTTTACGTGATGCAAATGGCACTGTACTTTCTAATGTGAAAGAACTCAATCGGCTAAAAACAGACACGCTGTCGTATCTGGATAAATCTTCCCGAACCATCTATCTACTCCCGGATTGCGTTGATGCCGCGCAGGGAGCGTCTGGTAAATTAACAGTACTGGAGCGAAATATTGGGAAAGATTTTTATATCACAAATCCAAAATCGTTTGTAACCTATATTGATGATAAAAGTTATTTAGGAGATTTTGTTAACGTGAACGGTAGTTATGTTTACTACCTGGAAGAATTTGATAAGACGTTCTATCACAAGGATATACGTGCATATACCGGATGGGGTGCAAGAAATATTGTAACCCTGGATTACGCCCCCGAGAATACTTATTGGTACCGAAATGCGGAGAAACAATCGTATGGGGTGATCGTGAAAGGGCAATCTATAGATTACGATATTGCTTCAACCGAAAAAGACGGAAATGATCTAATTGTAAAGCTTAATGGGACGCCAACATATAGACTCCCGGGTTATTACACCATGGCTTCTTTTGTTTTTAATCCTGTCGAATTGTATACAGCAAGTTCCGGAACGAGCACAGCCTCTACAGGATGTATAAGGGGCGATTGTAATAATGGTTGGGGAAAATGGCAATATGAAGGAGGATATTACGATGGATTCTGGAAGAACGGAATGCGACATGGTTATGGACTCTACCGATGGGATGGTGTTGGAAAGTATATCGGTAACTGGGAAAATGATAGCATGAATGGTTATGGGGCTTATATTGCCGATAATAATGATAATGTTGTTGGCGAATATCGCAACGGCAAACTGAATGGCAGGGGATATACAGTGGTTGGTAAAGATTGGAGCCAGGGATGGTATACTAACGGTGAATTAACAGACTCCTATAGTTATATTCGAAACGATAGTGACACCGGGTGCACAACAGGCGATTGCCAGAATAAATACGGATACTTTAAATGGGACAATGGTGACCATTTTGTAGGATTCTTCAAAAATGGAAAGATATACATGGGATCTTACACTTTCGCTAATGGTGATAAATACAGCGGCATGTTTAACGACCAGCAGCAATACCACGGAACGGGAAGGTTCTTTTTTAATGAAGGCGGATATTACGGCGGAGAATGGAAGAACGGAAAATACCACGGAAAAGGATACTACCACGATAAGGATCTGGTACAGTCTATTGGAGAATGGAGCGAGGGCGTCCTTGTAAAGAAATTATAA